The DNA window TGTCATCCCGAAGCACGTTGGCTCCGGTTTCGGCTGCTCCGCCATACGTGAACCCAATGCTGTCGACCAGTTCAATGTCGCCGTTCGCCTCGATCGTCACCAACTGTGCCGGCGCCAGACCGAGAGACTCGAAACTATAGGTTCCGCCCAAGAGCAAGTGCAGAATGTCATCGAAGATGCGCAGTCGTATCCTGTCCTGTTGGGCTGACCAGTGGTCGTACAGTTCCTTTAGCCAATCGCCATAGGGGCTGGCTGCAGACAGAGAACGATCACCGTTTTTGCCATCGGGCAGCGCGTCCCATGTCGAATGCGGCAGCAGGACATCCAAACTGGTGATGCCGAGATTCCTTACCGTTTCGTAGACGGACACGGGGTCGTTACGCAGGTCGATCACCGCAAGCCCACCTTGGATGAGACCGGGATACCGAGAGAGCCGCTCGATTCCAGCGACTACACGCCGATACGACGACCGCCCGCGCCGATCCAGGCGGTGAGAGTTCGCCTCAAGGTCACCATCGAGGCTGACACCGACGTGAATGTCGAGTGCATGCAGCCGTTGGGCGATGTCGTCGGTAACCAACGTCGCGTTGGTCTGCATAGACACCTCGACCTCCAACTGCGCGAGGTGCGATTTCACGATGGTCACGAACCGTTCGATAGGTTCGACTCCCCGCAATAGCGGTTCGCCACCGTGAATCGAGATGCCCACACCCCGAAGACCGTGCGCTTCTGCGTGGCGCCGAATGCGAACCGCTGCGGCGCCGGCCACTTCCTCCGACATGACAGATGGTGCCGATTTCCATGAGTCGTCACCGAGGTTGTAGACGTAGCAATAGTCGCAGTTCAAGTTGCAGCGGGACTGCACCTTGAAAATGAACTCATTGATGGGTTGGGGTGCCCACCCACTATTGCTGAGTGTTGTGAAGTCGCACGATCCGTCGTACGGCCACAGCGCGGACACCCAGGGCCCGCTCAGGCGTTGTGCGAGCCAAAGGACCCATGCCGGAAGAACTCGACGTTGTCAGCAGCCGCTTCACGCTTTGCTCTCCGTACTGCATCCTCAAGCAATGAGTCGTTGTCGATGTCGATGTCGACCAACTCAGACAGGCGTTTCTTGGGGCTGTTGTCGCTCATAATCCCTCTCGATTGTTGTGTGCGCCAGTTGCTCAGCAACGACACAGTAACTGACGTCAGGCGTTTTGTCTGTCCATCAAACGACCGACCGACAACACCAATTGTTCGCGGGCGTTCCGTGCTTCGGTGAAGCCGGCGCCCGATGCCGTTGGTTGCTCGAAGAGAGACCGAGGACCGCGGCTAAGCTAAGCGACGATTCGTCTTTACACCTATTGCCCGTTCGAAACCCGAAGATCTTCCGCTGCGAGCTGGAGCGAGAACCGCTCCTCCACGTCGATCATCCCCTGTCGTGACGAGCCAAATAGGGCGATCGGAGTCATCGAGGATGAACGTGGAGGGGTTGTAGGCGCTTTCCTCTCCGTACCCAACCCATTGCAGTTCGGCGTGTGCCAAAACCGGAGTGAAGTGGACTTCTGCTGAGGCCAGTTGTGGAGCACCCCGTTATCGCCGGCGGGCAGATCGACGTTCGTGTTCCGCGGTCGACTCGGCGGTGTTCGATCAGCGCAGATTGAACTGTCCGGCTCCGGCGCCATCGAGATTGAAGTCCAGGAGGCGACCGGACGCTGTCGGTAGAACTATGTTCGTTGCCTTAGGGTTCATCGGAGTCCGGGCGCCGGTGGCGCGACTGACCTGCGAGATGTCGCTACCGCCTGAATCACGGTACGGCACATCCCATCCGACGTGGTTCACCTCGATATCGCGCGTGAAGACGTCCCCGTCGGGCAGGGTGAAGTTTCCGACGAACCTCCAGCCCCGGTAGACGGCGGCGAGATTGCACCCGTCAACCGAGGTGCCCTTGGCCAGCCCGAGATGGACCTGCCAGAGTTCCGGCTGATGCGCGCCGTTCTCCGCCTCGATGGTCCAGCTGGCACAATCGACGTACCTGTCCGCATACGGGAAGGCCGTATCGCGCAGCTTCGCAACGGTCGTCTGTTCGGCGTCGTGCCACTCCGACTTCGTAACTACGTCGCGAGGAAGTGATCCCAGATCCCACGCACCTCTCCG is part of the Mycolicibacterium tusciae JS617 genome and encodes:
- a CDS encoding FxsB family cyclophane-forming radical SAM/SPASM peptide maturase encodes the protein MSALWPYDGSCDFTTLSNSGWAPQPINEFIFKVQSRCNLNCDYCYVYNLGDDSWKSAPSVMSEEVAGAAAVRIRRHAEAHGLRGVGISIHGGEPLLRGVEPIERFVTIVKSHLAQLEVEVSMQTNATLVTDDIAQRLHALDIHVGVSLDGDLEANSHRLDRRGRSSYRRVVAGIERLSRYPGLIQGGLAVIDLRNDPVSVYETVRNLGITSLDVLLPHSTWDALPDGKNGDRSLSAASPYGDWLKELYDHWSAQQDRIRLRIFDDILHLLLGGTYSFESLGLAPAQLVTIEANGDIELVDSIGFTYGGAAETGANVLRDDIDAVLRHPGVVCRQIGLEALPQVCRSCEVVDICGGGLISHRFDSESGFKNQTVYCSDMRSLIRHINTDLDQRIAILQEHRMSVGAQRG